In Campylobacter vicugnae, a genomic segment contains:
- a CDS encoding SDR family NAD(P)-dependent oxidoreductase: protein MKNTAFITGATSGFGEAMARILSKDGYKLILLGRRQDRLEALANELKNTHIIACDIRDKKAVFNAVESLPSEFRDIEILINNAGLALGLERVNEASLDDFETMIDTNIKGLLYTTKAVLPIMTKRKSGYIFNLGSVAGQWPYPGGNVYGATKAFVKQFSFNLRNDLKGDNIRVTEIAPGIAKTEFSLVRYKGDEQKSNAVYDGTSYLEADDIAKIVLDCINLPKHVNINSLEVMPTTQSWAGFFFEKE, encoded by the coding sequence ATGAAAAATACAGCTTTTATAACTGGGGCTACATCTGGCTTTGGCGAAGCGATGGCTAGAATATTATCAAAAGATGGCTATAAGCTAATACTACTTGGTCGCCGTCAAGATAGACTTGAGGCTTTAGCAAATGAGCTAAAAAATACGCATATAATAGCTTGTGATATAAGGGATAAAAAAGCAGTATTTAATGCCGTAGAGAGTCTTCCAAGTGAGTTTAGAGATATTGAAATTTTGATTAATAATGCTGGGCTAGCTCTTGGGCTTGAGCGTGTAAATGAGGCTAGTTTAGATGATTTTGAAACTATGATAGATACAAATATCAAGGGGCTTTTATATACTACAAAGGCGGTTTTGCCTATTATGACTAAAAGAAAAAGTGGATATATATTTAATCTTGGTTCTGTAGCTGGTCAGTGGCCATATCCTGGTGGAAATGTATATGGTGCGACAAAGGCCTTTGTAAAGCAGTTTAGCTTTAATCTTAGAAATGACCTTAAGGGTGATAATATTAGAGTTACTGAGATAGCTCCTGGAATTGCTAAGACTGAGTTTAGCCTTGTTCGTTATAAAGGCGATGAGCAAAAAAGCAATGCTGTATATGATGGGACAAGCTACCTTGAAGCTGATGATATAGCTAAGATTGTGCTTGATTGTATAAATTTACCAAAACATGTAAATATCAATAGCCTTGAAGTTATGCCAACTACACAAAGTTGGGCTGGATTTTTCTTTGAAAAAGAGTAG